The Kwoniella mangroviensis CBS 8507 chromosome 1 map unlocalized Ctg02, whole genome shotgun sequence genome window below encodes:
- a CDS encoding peptide chain release factor 1, whose protein sequence is MVLAPRSRSILRLPRRAIFGVPAVAYPKVNISCPCGCSQFKPSISSSHLQNRSYTSTTVATGHRNVPEVILSIRQRRRYTTEAAKDQTPDQWCTEIEERQGKLIESAKARVELYKKTIEQEMEVTDVQGQIARAKIQRELGPLAQLWDKYVTVRKSIIDLQPELDDPDPTLRDLFLTEHTDLCTELDTLLTDQLPKLLLPTPSTALLPCMISLNAGVGGLESALCTEDLARMYVRFAEKKGWKIEELSKVEGSGGKGGGGIRELTLKFDHSPYASQDEEEIFGLMQWEKGVHRIQRIPVNETMGRIHTSTVAVVVLPIYPDTEESPLVDPKDVKIDVMRARGAGGQHVNRTESAVRLTHIPTGITVSMQDSRSQHQNRAWAWDILRARLSEKKHNEEVEARRASRRDQVKGADRSDKIRTYNFNQDRLTDHRFGFTITGLQNVLDGDGLEDVITMMKRDLQERRLETLLQGEEDIDY, encoded by the exons ATGGTCTTGGCTCCTCGCTCTAGATCGATACTCCGTCTGCCTAGACGTGCGATCTTCGGTGTACCTGCTGTTGCCTACCCCAAAGTCAACATATCATGTCCTTGTGGATGTTCCCAGTTCAAAccttccatttcctcttcgcATCTGCAGAATCGATCATACACAAGTACGACGGTAGCCACAGGTCATAGGAATGTACCGGAAGTGATTCTCAGTATACGGCAGAGACGTAGATACACGACCGAGGCTGCAAAAGATCAGACTCCAGATCAATGGTGTACCGAGATAGAAGAGAGACAGGGGAAATTGATCGAAAGTGCCAAAGCTAGAGTGGAGTTGTATAAGAAGACGATAGAGCAG GAAATGGAAGTGACCGATGTTCAAGGTCAGATTGCTCGAGCGAAGATACAGCGAGAATTAGGTCCTTTAGCTCAATTGTGGGACAAATATGTTACtgtgaggaag TCAATAATAGATCTTCAACCTGAACTGGACGATCCCGATCCCACATTACGAGATCTATTCCTCACCGAGCACACAGATCTATGTACCGAACTCGATACGCTCTTAACTGATCAACTACCCAAATTACTCTTACCGACCCCCTCCACAGCTTTATTACCATGTATGATTTCTCTCAATGCTGGTGTCGGCGGACTGGAGTCTGCCTTGTGTACAGAAGACCTGGCAAGGATGTATGTCCGTTTCGCCGAGAAAAAGGGATGGAAAATCGAAGAGTTGTCCAAAGTTGAAGGGtcaggtgggaaaggtggtggaggaatTAGAGAATTGACTTTGAAGTTCGATCATTCACCTTATGCCTcccaagatgaagaagagatctttGGGTTGATGCAATGGGAGAAGGGTGTACATAGGATACAGCGGATACCTGTCAATGAGACTATGGGTAGGATACATACGAGTACAGTTGCTGTTGTT GTTTTACCCATATATCCCGATACGGAAGAATCCCCTTTAGTCGATCCGAAAGACGTCAAGATCGACGTAATGCGAGCgagaggagcaggaggtcAACATGTAAACAGAACCGAATCGGCCGTTCGTCTAACTCATATACCAACGGGTATAACTGTATCCATGCAAGATTCGAGATCACAacatcag AACCGAGCGTGGGCGTGGGACATTCTAAGAGCGAGATTGAGCGAGAAGAAACATAACGAAGAGGTCGAAGCTCGTAGGGCTAGTAGGAGGGATCAGGTCAAAGGCGCTGACAGGAGCGATAAGATCAGGACGTATAACTTCAATCAG GACCGACTTACGGACCATAGATTTGGATTCACCATCACCGGCCTCCAGAACGTATTAGATGGAGatgggttggaagatgtgatCACGATGATGAAACGTGATTTACAAGAGAGAAGGCTAGAAACTCTGTtacaaggtgaagaagatatagattATTAG